The following proteins come from a genomic window of Blattabacterium cuenoti:
- the trpF gene encoding phosphoribosylanthranilate isomerase, whose translation MKFNIQKISDLLPDFMGFIFYPNSPRFVGFDFVIPKLKKEIIKIGVFVNESEENILKIKKKNQLDFIQLHGTESPFYCEKLFKKGLKLIKAFRINDFFDFKKIVNYIPFCNYFLFDSNTIYYGGSGKKFCWKKLYEYTFQVPFFLSGGIGIQDFDTIKNFSHARIFGIDVNSRFEIFPGKKDDIKLNAFIKKIRTL comes from the coding sequence ATGAAATTTAACATACAAAAAATTTCTGACTTATTACCTGATTTTATGGGTTTTATATTTTATCCTAATTCTCCTAGATTTGTAGGTTTTGATTTTGTGATTCCAAAACTAAAAAAAGAAATTATAAAAATAGGAGTTTTTGTAAACGAATCAGAAGAAAACATATTGAAAATAAAAAAAAAAAATCAACTAGATTTTATTCAATTACATGGGACAGAAAGTCCTTTTTATTGTGAAAAACTATTCAAAAAAGGATTGAAATTAATTAAAGCTTTTAGAATAAATGATTTTTTTGATTTTAAAAAAATTGTGAATTATATTCCTTTTTGTAATTATTTTTTATTTGATAGCAATACAATTTATTATGGAGGAAGTGGAAAAAAATTTTGTTGGAAAAAACTTTATGAATATACTTTTCAAGTTCCATTTTTTTTAAGTGGAGGAATTGGAATACAAGATTTTGATACAATCAAAAATTTTTCTCATGCGAGAATATTTGGAATCGATGTTAATAGTAGATTTGAAATTTTTCCAGGAAAAAAAGATGATATAAAGTTAAATGCCTTTATAAAAAAAATAAGAACATTATGA
- the trpC gene encoding indole-3-glycerol phosphate synthase TrpC — protein sequence MNILEKIVSVKQKEVSNKKIIHPIKKLEKSFLFQRKTFSLVKKIRSSHTGIIAEFKCKSPSKGVINNTALIEKVVKDYESAGVSGISILTDQHFFFGKNENLKKSRSIVSIPILRKDFIIDEYQIIESKSIGADVILLIAGILSKNQIYNFSKLSKSIDLEVIIEIHNEFEIDKITENLDIDIVGINNRNLQTFIVDYNRCLNLSSKISNSYVKIAESGINDINHILKLKKQGFEGFLIGEYFMKKKDPGKICKYFIESLSKKLN from the coding sequence ATGAATATTCTTGAAAAAATTGTATCGGTAAAACAAAAAGAGGTATCCAATAAAAAAATTATACACCCTATAAAAAAATTGGAAAAAAGTTTTCTTTTTCAAAGAAAAACCTTTTCTCTTGTAAAAAAGATAAGGAGTAGCCATACGGGGATCATTGCCGAATTTAAATGCAAATCTCCATCTAAAGGAGTTATTAATAATACGGCATTAATAGAAAAAGTAGTAAAAGATTATGAATCTGCAGGAGTGAGTGGAATATCTATTCTTACAGATCAACATTTTTTTTTTGGTAAAAATGAAAATTTAAAAAAATCACGATCTATAGTTTCGATTCCTATATTAAGAAAGGATTTTATTATTGATGAATATCAAATTATAGAATCTAAATCGATAGGAGCTGATGTGATCTTATTAATTGCCGGAATTCTTTCTAAAAACCAAATATATAACTTCTCTAAATTATCAAAAAGTATTGATTTAGAAGTTATTATTGAAATTCATAATGAATTTGAAATAGATAAAATAACAGAAAATTTGGATATTGATATTGTAGGAATTAATAATAGAAATTTACAAACTTTTATTGTGGATTATAATCGGTGTTTGAATTTATCTTCGAAAATTTCTAATAGTTATGTAAAAATTGCAGAAAGTGGAATTAATGATATCAATCATATATTGAAATTAAAAAAGCAAGGATTTGAAGGTTTTTTAATTGGAGAATATTTTATGAAAAAAAAGGATCCCGGAAAAATTTGTAAATATTTTATAGAATCTTTATCAAAAAAATTGAATTGA
- the trpD gene encoding anthranilate phosphoribosyltransferase: protein MNKILESLFVEKTLTKQEAKNLLIELSKGKINQTQAVAIATIYHMRYPTLEEIVGFKQAMMELSIKINLTEFNAIDIVGTGGDGKNTFNISTLACFIVAGTGEKVIKHGSFNSTSITGSSNILKGLGYHFTNKEENLKNQLDKVGICYLHAPIFHPVLNIISGIRKKLGVKTIFNTLGPLLNPGKPKNQLLGVNNLELARIYYYMYQNTKNNYAIIHSLDGYDEITLTSDVKCYSPKGERFYSIEELKIGKKKVKVNPYELKGGKNTEENIRIFISVLSGEGTLAQNEVVLTNATFALCLLNQDSLENNYDKAKRSLKSGKAKNILKKLLSL, encoded by the coding sequence ATGAATAAAATATTAGAAAGTCTTTTTGTAGAAAAAACATTGACAAAACAGGAAGCTAAAAATCTTTTGATAGAATTATCAAAAGGAAAAATTAATCAAACACAAGCTGTAGCTATAGCTACTATATATCATATGAGATATCCTACTTTAGAAGAAATAGTAGGTTTTAAACAAGCTATGATGGAACTATCTATAAAAATTAATCTTACAGAGTTTAATGCTATTGACATTGTAGGAACGGGTGGAGATGGAAAAAATACTTTTAATATTTCTACTTTAGCATGTTTTATAGTAGCAGGAACAGGAGAAAAAGTGATTAAACATGGAAGTTTTAATTCTACCTCTATTACTGGATCTTCCAATATATTAAAAGGATTAGGATATCATTTTACTAATAAAGAAGAAAATTTGAAAAATCAATTAGATAAAGTAGGAATTTGTTATTTACATGCTCCTATATTTCATCCCGTATTAAATATTATATCTGGAATAAGAAAGAAATTAGGAGTTAAAACAATTTTTAATACACTTGGTCCATTGTTAAATCCAGGAAAACCAAAAAATCAATTATTAGGAGTCAATAATTTAGAATTGGCAAGAATATATTATTATATGTATCAAAATACGAAAAATAATTATGCGATTATTCACAGTTTAGATGGTTACGATGAAATTACGCTTACTAGTGATGTAAAATGTTATTCCCCAAAAGGGGAACGATTTTATTCTATAGAAGAATTAAAAATAGGAAAAAAAAAGGTTAAAGTAAATCCATATGAATTAAAAGGAGGAAAAAATACAGAAGAAAATATTCGTATATTTATTAGCGTTTTATCTGGAGAAGGAACTTTAGCTCAAAATGAAGTAGTTTTAACAAATGCCACATTTGCATTATGTTTGTTAAATCAAGATAGTCTTGAAAATAATTATGATAAAGCAAAACGTTCGTTAAAAAGTGGAAAAGCAAAGAATATTCTAAAAAAATTATTAAGCTTATAA
- a CDS encoding anthranilate synthase component II, whose amino-acid sequence MMNKILILDNYDSFTYNLVHTVKKLTKNPVQVSRNNEIKLSDIEKYHKIILSPGPGIPDEAHILKPLVKTFYSTKSIFGICLGQQAIGEVFGACLLNTKKVYHGISSLIKIVDTQEILFQQLPRKIKVGRYHSWIISPHNFPEELKVTAIGNKGEIMALRHKFYDVCGVQFHPESILTPYGEKIIDNWLNLKIYYE is encoded by the coding sequence ATGATGAATAAAATACTGATTTTGGATAATTATGATTCTTTTACTTATAATCTTGTACATACTGTAAAAAAATTAACAAAAAATCCTGTACAAGTATCTAGAAATAATGAAATTAAACTTTCTGATATAGAGAAATATCATAAAATTATTCTTTCCCCAGGACCTGGAATCCCTGATGAAGCGCATATTTTGAAACCTTTAGTAAAAACTTTTTATTCTACTAAAAGTATTTTTGGAATTTGTTTAGGTCAACAAGCGATAGGAGAAGTTTTTGGAGCTTGTCTTCTAAATACAAAAAAGGTTTATCATGGAATATCTAGTTTAATCAAAATTGTGGATACACAAGAAATTTTGTTTCAACAATTACCTAGAAAAATTAAAGTTGGACGTTATCATTCTTGGATTATATCTCCACATAACTTTCCTGAAGAACTCAAAGTTACAGCTATTGGAAATAAGGGAGAAATTATGGCTTTACGTCATAAATTTTATGATGTGTGTGGGGTACAATTTCATCCAGAATCTATTTTAACTCCATATGGAGAAAAAATTATAGATAATTGGTTGAATTTAAAAATATATTATGAATAA
- a CDS encoding anthranilate synthase component I family protein, with translation MLKFNFRTIHKKILADRTTPIELYFKLRDIFPNTLLLESFDYQITKKNSSILCINPISELILDRDVLRISYPNCVQKHIFLNEKLDIQIFIEDFFQKFENENTTFSYSGLYGYLSYDSIQYFENIQFHAPIQEIYNIPKIRLCFYKNLIVFHHFHHEIYVIEHQFSDFKKKTYINQLIELIQKKIFLSFPFKSVGNRYSNVTDVEYKKMVSLGIKACLRGDVFQIVLSRQFQQKFKGDEFNVYRALRFINPSPYLFYFDYGNYKLFGSSPESQLIINNQIAYINPIAGTIKRSGNKEKDKKLSENLAKNPKENAEHVMLVDLARNDLSKNSSNVKIEEFKEIQVFSHVFHMVSKVSGKLEKNLSIIKVFGDTFPAGTLSGAPKYKAMELIDKIENQHRGIYGGAIGFFGLNNSCINTAIVIRSFVSKNNTLFFQAGAGIVSDSKEEKELEEVNNKLMALFKAIELAKNI, from the coding sequence ATGTTAAAATTTAATTTTAGAACTATTCATAAAAAAATTTTGGCTGATCGTACTACACCAATAGAATTATATTTCAAATTAAGAGATATTTTTCCTAATACATTATTATTAGAATCTTTTGATTATCAGATTACCAAAAAAAATTCTTCTATTCTTTGTATTAATCCTATTTCTGAACTGATTTTAGATCGAGATGTATTACGAATATCATATCCTAATTGTGTTCAGAAACATATTTTTCTAAACGAAAAGTTAGACATTCAAATTTTCATTGAGGATTTTTTTCAAAAGTTTGAGAATGAAAATACAACTTTTTCTTATTCCGGTTTATATGGATATCTATCTTATGATAGTATTCAATATTTTGAAAATATTCAATTTCATGCTCCCATTCAAGAAATATATAATATTCCAAAAATACGATTGTGTTTTTATAAAAACTTGATAGTGTTCCATCATTTTCATCATGAAATATATGTTATTGAACATCAATTTTCTGATTTTAAAAAAAAAACTTACATAAATCAATTGATAGAATTGATTCAAAAAAAAATTTTTCTATCTTTTCCATTTAAATCTGTTGGAAATCGTTATTCAAATGTAACAGATGTAGAATACAAAAAGATGGTATCTCTAGGAATCAAAGCTTGTTTACGTGGAGATGTTTTTCAAATAGTATTATCTCGTCAATTTCAACAAAAATTTAAAGGAGATGAGTTTAATGTGTATCGTGCTTTGCGATTTATAAATCCTTCTCCATATCTTTTTTATTTCGATTATGGAAATTATAAATTATTTGGATCTTCTCCAGAATCACAACTCATTATTAATAACCAAATTGCCTATATAAATCCAATTGCAGGAACAATCAAAAGATCAGGAAATAAAGAAAAGGATAAAAAACTTTCAGAAAATCTTGCAAAAAATCCAAAAGAAAATGCAGAACATGTCATGTTAGTAGATTTAGCGAGAAACGATCTGAGTAAAAATTCTTCTAACGTAAAAATAGAAGAATTTAAAGAAATTCAAGTTTTTTCTCATGTATTTCATATGGTATCTAAAGTCTCCGGAAAACTAGAAAAAAATCTATCAATTATAAAAGTATTTGGAGATACTTTTCCTGCAGGAACTCTCTCTGGAGCTCCTAAATATAAAGCGATGGAATTGATTGATAAAATTGAAAATCAACATAGAGGTATATATGGGGGAGCAATTGGTTTTTTTGGATTAAATAATTCTTGTATTAATACGGCTATAGTCATTCGTTCTTTTGTAAGTAAAAATAATACTTTATTTTTTCAAGCTGGTGCAGGAATTGTTTCTGATTCTAAAGAAGAAAAAGAGTTGGAAGAAGTGAATAATAAGCTAATGGCCTTATTTAAAGCTATAGAACTAGCTAAAAATATATGA
- a CDS encoding putative porin, which yields MKIFIFIVFLFVSFDNMEEKMMKIHIDEKKTENMEFYHPTYQDYKYWTEEKDIKKCFLEKSFSIKKYHSHNFLKSDEIGLFNNGKDLFVPIDEKFLIENFNKQMPKKMFFFKDPFFYREKIQYFDVRTPISEILYINDFLKKEKTLGVFFSQSFNEKINYSIDYRNFHLHNEPDLKKRKNLVLTTFNFKDHHNDYNYKSWGHYLLQKLDTEEKEEFPKWNIRNYKNAFLSHKKLIHSRFYISFIQKILDFKEKNRSFFLKTYIEYEKYFKNHSFQNFQKKINHSYLRNGLFLIFNQKKIHIEIGSIFDRIHYQLFNNNYNNKNKYINGLSIQTKIHYPINNIFELYSNGKWIVENNNIKKSLFQTNVMLYAFLFPKFEILTQLSIDENDNGIYNNFIPIYVLKKNKDCYNNYYNHERKKTMNFSLNFDKEKYYISFYVSRLNHFFQHQEKKMEKFFSYGFNIKTTHDIWKFQLNNILLYQKYNSDSLIYSIPKFLSRSTIFYQDSYFHKALFIQTGFSFHYFSKFFYPKQDNLFDFQSFSFEKECFSPPQIGGIPFVDYFFNFKIHRTMFYFKIQNIGFYDIYNPHDNKLVIKTGLLWNLFT from the coding sequence ATGAAAATATTCATTTTTATTGTTTTTCTTTTTGTCTCTTTTGATAACATGGAAGAAAAAATGATGAAAATACATATTGATGAAAAAAAAACAGAAAATATGGAGTTTTATCATCCTACTTATCAAGATTATAAATATTGGACGGAAGAAAAAGACATAAAAAAATGTTTTTTAGAAAAATCTTTTTCCATAAAAAAATATCATTCTCATAATTTTTTGAAATCTGATGAAATCGGATTATTCAATAATGGAAAAGATTTGTTTGTTCCTATAGATGAAAAATTTCTTATAGAAAATTTTAATAAACAAATGCCTAAAAAAATGTTTTTTTTTAAGGATCCTTTTTTTTATCGTGAAAAAATTCAATATTTCGATGTTCGAACTCCTATTTCGGAAATTCTTTATATAAATGACTTTTTGAAAAAAGAAAAAACATTAGGTGTTTTTTTTTCTCAAAGTTTTAATGAAAAAATTAATTATTCTATAGATTATAGAAATTTTCATTTACATAACGAACCTGACTTAAAAAAAAGGAAAAATTTAGTACTAACTACTTTCAATTTTAAAGATCATCATAATGATTATAATTATAAATCTTGGGGTCATTATCTTTTACAAAAATTGGATACAGAAGAAAAAGAAGAATTTCCAAAATGGAATATTAGAAATTATAAAAATGCTTTCTTATCTCATAAGAAATTAATTCATAGTCGATTTTATATAAGTTTTATTCAAAAAATTTTGGATTTCAAAGAAAAAAACAGGTCATTTTTCTTGAAAACTTATATAGAATACGAAAAATATTTTAAAAATCATTCGTTTCAAAATTTTCAAAAAAAAATAAATCATTCTTATTTAAGAAATGGTTTATTTCTAATATTCAATCAAAAAAAAATCCATATAGAAATCGGATCTATTTTTGATAGAATACATTATCAATTATTTAATAATAATTATAATAATAAAAATAAATATATCAATGGGTTATCAATACAAACTAAAATTCATTATCCCATTAATAATATTTTCGAATTGTATTCAAACGGAAAATGGATTGTAGAAAATAATAATATTAAAAAGTCTTTATTTCAGACTAATGTTATGTTATATGCATTTTTATTTCCAAAATTTGAGATTCTCACTCAATTGAGTATTGATGAAAATGATAATGGGATTTACAATAATTTTATTCCTATTTATGTTTTAAAAAAAAATAAAGATTGTTATAATAATTATTATAATCATGAACGAAAAAAAACAATGAATTTTTCTTTAAATTTTGACAAAGAAAAATATTATATTTCCTTTTATGTTTCTAGATTGAATCATTTTTTTCAACATCAGGAAAAAAAAATGGAAAAATTTTTTTCATATGGATTTAATATCAAAACAACACATGATATATGGAAATTTCAATTAAATAATATTTTATTATATCAAAAATATAATTCTGATTCATTAATTTATTCTATTCCAAAATTTTTATCGAGAAGTACAATTTTTTATCAAGATAGTTACTTTCATAAAGCTTTATTTATACAAACAGGTTTTTCTTTTCATTATTTCAGTAAATTTTTTTATCCAAAACAAGATAATCTTTTTGATTTTCAGTCATTTTCTTTTGAAAAAGAGTGTTTTTCTCCTCCTCAAATTGGAGGAATTCCTTTTGTGGATTATTTTTTCAATTTTAAAATCCATAGAACTATGTTTTATTTCAAGATCCAAAATATAGGATTTTATGATATTTATAACCCTCATGATAATAAATTAGTTATTAAAACTGGTTTATTGTGGAATCTTTTTACTTGA
- a CDS encoding glycoside hydrolase family 73 protein produces the protein MKKFFYFGLFFLMSLFSFSQNSQEKNKEIENVIEYVKKYAVFAIEEMEKFGIPASIKLGQGILESSSGKSCLSKATNNHFGIKCGKNWMGDIYYHDDDLPKECFRKYNSVKESFHDHSKFLQQPRYSKLFLLKKDDYQAWASELKKAGYATSLNYENLLIDQIKKYDLWKFDQSTSFKIEKEINQYLNYIMKKNKDSFFRRLSKKLRFFIEFFFQYKKN, from the coding sequence ATGAAAAAGTTTTTTTATTTCGGATTATTTTTTTTGATGTCATTGTTTTCTTTTTCACAAAATTCACAAGAAAAAAATAAAGAAATAGAAAATGTAATTGAATATGTTAAAAAATATGCTGTTTTTGCTATTGAAGAAATGGAAAAATTTGGGATTCCAGCTAGTATTAAGTTGGGTCAAGGAATTTTAGAATCTTCTAGTGGAAAGAGTTGTTTATCCAAAGCAACGAATAACCATTTTGGAATTAAATGTGGAAAAAATTGGATGGGAGATATTTATTACCATGATGATGATCTTCCAAAAGAATGTTTTCGAAAATATAATTCTGTGAAAGAATCTTTTCATGATCACTCCAAATTTTTACAACAACCACGTTATTCTAAATTGTTTCTTCTTAAAAAAGATGATTATCAAGCTTGGGCTTCGGAACTTAAGAAAGCAGGTTATGCTACATCCTTAAATTATGAAAATTTGCTAATTGATCAAATAAAAAAATATGATTTATGGAAATTTGATCAAAGTACTTCTTTCAAGATAGAAAAAGAAATCAATCAATATTTAAATTACATAATGAAAAAAAATAAAGATTCTTTTTTCAGAAGATTGAGTAAAAAATTACGTTTTTTTATAGAATTTTTTTTTCAATACAAAAAAAATTGA
- the gcvH gene encoding glycine cleavage system protein GcvH, with the protein MNPNNLRYSKNHEWIGIPNEKHQAYVGITHFAQNELGDIVYLDVENSIIGRTIKVENSFGTIEAVKTVSDLFMPVSGCILAINNKLLSNPELINKSSYNEGWIIQIKIIEFKEYDKLMSSKEYQKYIQQESN; encoded by the coding sequence ATGAATCCTAATAATTTAAGGTATAGTAAAAATCATGAATGGATAGGTATACCAAATGAAAAACATCAAGCTTATGTAGGCATCACTCATTTCGCTCAAAATGAGTTAGGAGATATTGTTTATTTAGATGTAGAAAATTCTATAATAGGAAGAACAATAAAAGTAGAGAATTCATTTGGAACAATAGAAGCGGTAAAAACTGTTTCAGATTTGTTTATGCCTGTTTCGGGATGTATTCTTGCAATTAATAATAAATTATTATCCAACCCAGAACTTATTAATAAAAGTTCTTATAACGAAGGATGGATTATTCAAATAAAAATTATAGAATTCAAAGAATATGATAAATTAATGTCCTCAAAAGAATATCAAAAATACATACAACAGGAATCCAATTAA
- a CDS encoding heavy metal translocating P-type ATPase — translation MKKQNIFDFLDDEKISEKIIDYHHKNITTVRFFIPSIHCVSCVLILESLPKLYKNILNSTVDFSSKKIWITYNNIEFKLSDIAQLLDSMGYKPSINFESIENRKSLGRKLIGKLAISFFCFGNIMLLAIPEYVGALKEDIWFMNHRNFFRYLMMILSLPVVVFSFTDHIKYAVLGLKKHVLNMNVPISIGILVLFLWSCYEVFLDLGSGYFDSLSSFSLFLLISKIFQIQTHNKILSFDKNYKSFYPALITKIHSNKKEEKIMLSYLKKGDLILIRNEEIVPADSILMKGNAILDNSFITGESDLISSTKMGERIYAGSKQKGEAILIKVIKNMDHSYLSLLWNKNKSNRLRHKKLFDLNSISTRFSQYFTPIILIITIVTGIYWSFSHDVSKIFHTVFSVLIITCPCALVLSTPLIFGNMIRVFSKKGFYVKDIFTMERISSSKTLIFDKTGTITDPNKEKIFFVGNMKNEEKKMIASLLKNSSHPLSQKILSELSIKDFYFIKNFREIIGKGLEGIIRDVPVKIGSSKYLGITNKIINENEINQTTVFISINHKFVGYFLFRNYYREGIEKMFQNLKEYKIVILSGDHNDLEKKYLKSILPKSSQVFFSQSPEDKLNYVKKLQEKGETIIMFGDGINDCAALNQSEVGISVSENPTSFFPSCDAFMQSNCMNQIFLFLKISKVSTKLVFINLMISLLYNSIGIFFAVTGNLNPFIAAILMPLSSFSVIFFSMISTWIVSRKLIF, via the coding sequence ATGAAAAAACAGAACATTTTTGATTTTCTTGATGATGAAAAAATTTCAGAAAAAATCATTGATTATCATCATAAAAACATTACTACAGTTCGTTTTTTCATTCCTTCTATTCACTGTGTTTCTTGTGTTTTGATTTTGGAAAGTTTACCGAAACTATATAAAAATATTTTGAATTCTACTGTTGATTTTTCAAGTAAAAAAATTTGGATTACATATAATAATATTGAATTTAAATTGAGTGATATAGCTCAATTACTTGATAGTATGGGATATAAACCTTCTATTAATTTTGAATCTATAGAAAACAGAAAATCATTGGGTAGAAAATTAATAGGAAAACTAGCTATTTCTTTTTTTTGTTTCGGAAATATTATGCTTTTAGCTATTCCAGAATATGTTGGAGCTCTTAAAGAAGATATATGGTTTATGAACCATCGTAATTTTTTTCGCTATCTCATGATGATTTTATCTTTACCTGTCGTCGTGTTTTCTTTTACTGATCATATCAAATATGCTGTATTGGGATTAAAAAAACATGTTTTGAATATGAATGTTCCAATTTCTATTGGAATATTAGTTCTTTTTTTATGGAGTTGTTATGAGGTTTTCTTGGATTTAGGTTCGGGTTATTTTGATAGCCTTTCTAGTTTTTCATTATTTCTACTTATAAGTAAAATATTTCAAATACAGACTCATAATAAAATTCTATCTTTTGATAAAAATTACAAATCTTTTTATCCCGCTTTAATAACAAAAATACATAGTAATAAAAAAGAAGAAAAAATTATGCTTTCTTATTTGAAAAAAGGAGATTTGATTTTAATCAGAAATGAAGAAATTGTTCCTGCTGATTCTATATTAATGAAAGGGAATGCTATATTAGATAATAGTTTTATTACAGGAGAATCTGATTTGATCAGTAGTACAAAAATGGGAGAACGAATTTATGCTGGTTCTAAACAAAAAGGAGAAGCAATTCTGATAAAAGTAATCAAAAATATGGATCATAGTTATTTGAGTTTATTATGGAATAAGAATAAATCTAATCGTCTTCGTCATAAGAAATTATTTGATTTAAATTCAATCTCTACTAGATTCAGTCAATATTTTACTCCTATTATTTTGATAATTACGATTGTAACTGGAATATACTGGTCTTTTAGTCATGATGTTTCAAAAATTTTTCATACAGTTTTTTCCGTTTTGATTATTACTTGTCCTTGTGCTTTAGTTCTTTCTACTCCATTAATTTTCGGAAATATGATACGTGTTTTTTCCAAAAAGGGTTTTTATGTAAAAGATATTTTCACAATGGAAAGAATTTCGTCATCTAAAACTTTAATTTTTGATAAAACTGGAACTATAACTGATCCCAATAAAGAAAAAATATTTTTTGTAGGAAATATGAAAAATGAAGAAAAAAAAATGATAGCTTCTTTATTAAAAAATTCAAGTCATCCTTTAAGTCAAAAAATATTATCAGAATTATCGATAAAAGATTTTTATTTTATAAAAAATTTTAGAGAAATTATAGGGAAAGGATTAGAAGGGATCATAAGAGATGTACCGGTTAAAATTGGATCTTCCAAATATTTAGGGATTACAAATAAAATAATTAATGAAAATGAAATTAATCAAACTACAGTTTTTATTTCGATAAATCATAAGTTCGTAGGGTATTTTCTATTTAGGAATTATTATCGTGAGGGTATAGAAAAAATGTTTCAAAATTTAAAAGAATATAAAATTGTTATTCTTTCTGGAGATCATAATGATTTAGAAAAAAAATATTTAAAATCTATTTTACCAAAATCAAGTCAGGTTTTTTTTAGTCAAAGTCCAGAAGATAAATTAAATTATGTGAAAAAATTACAAGAAAAAGGAGAAACAATTATAATGTTTGGAGATGGAATTAATGATTGTGCTGCGTTAAATCAAAGTGAAGTAGGAATTTCTGTATCCGAAAATCCAACTAGTTTTTTTCCAAGTTGTGATGCTTTTATGCAATCCAATTGTATGAATCAAATTTTTTTATTTTTGAAAATATCCAAAGTATCTACAAAATTAGTATTCATAAATTTGATGATTAGTTTACTTTATAATAGTATAGGAATTTTTTTTGCAGTCACCGGAAATTTAAACCCTTTTATAGCCGCTATTTTAATGCCTTTAAGTTCTTTTTCTGTTATTTTTTTTTCGATGATATCAACTTGGATCGTTTCACGAAAATTAATATTTTAG
- the ccoS gene encoding cbb3-type cytochrome oxidase assembly protein CcoS, whose product MDIIIIMILSSISLGAFFLIFFLICLYSGQFDDYESPSIRIFIDDFEKN is encoded by the coding sequence ATGGATATAATAATTATTATGATCTTATCTAGTATTTCTTTAGGAGCATTTTTTCTCATATTTTTTTTAATTTGTCTTTATTCTGGACAATTTGATGATTATGAATCTCCTAGTATTAGAATTTTTATTGATGATTTTGAAAAAAATTAA